A section of the Pseudomonadota bacterium genome encodes:
- a CDS encoding diguanylate cyclase gives MKILIVEDDTELCKSLENALQKMGLSPLTAPNGLAALAILHKEQIDFVISDWIMPELDGIELCRAIRNQEGHDYIYFMLLTVKGEIIDIINAFAAGVDDYLAKPFVLDELESRIRAGERILNHYKNLQEENAKLELLIRIDPLLEIGNRRSFHEVIEKSHDRACRYQQSYGAIMCDLDFFKSYNDIYGHQSGDQILRKVATSIKDTSRTSDEVFRYGGEEIIVILPDQNLEKTQIVAQRITQSIEALNIEHKGADSGKLTVSCGVAAFDKECIGEKWVRVIERADQALYRAKSAGRNQVSI, from the coding sequence ATGAAAATACTTATAGTTGAGGATGACACGGAATTATGCAAGAGTCTTGAAAACGCCTTGCAAAAGATGGGCCTCTCCCCGCTGACTGCTCCAAACGGACTGGCCGCCCTTGCGATACTCCACAAAGAACAAATTGATTTCGTCATCTCCGACTGGATAATGCCGGAACTTGACGGCATCGAGCTCTGCCGGGCGATCCGCAACCAGGAAGGTCATGATTACATTTATTTCATGCTGCTCACCGTAAAAGGCGAAATCATCGATATCATCAATGCCTTTGCCGCAGGCGTTGATGATTATCTGGCAAAACCTTTTGTTCTCGACGAACTGGAAAGCAGGATCAGGGCAGGGGAAAGAATCCTCAACCACTACAAAAACCTTCAGGAAGAAAACGCAAAACTTGAGCTGCTCATCCGCATTGATCCGCTTTTAGAGATCGGCAACCGCAGGAGCTTTCATGAAGTCATCGAAAAATCCCATGACCGCGCCTGCCGTTACCAACAGTCTTACGGCGCCATAATGTGCGACCTTGATTTCTTCAAATCATACAACGATATCTACGGCCACCAATCAGGTGACCAGATACTCCGTAAAGTCGCCACCTCGATCAAGGATACCAGTCGAACTTCAGATGAGGTTTTTCGTTACGGCGGCGAAGAGATCATCGTTATCCTGCCGGACCAGAATCTTGAAAAAACCCAGATCGTCGCCCAGCGCATCACACAAAGCATTGAAGCGCTTAATATCGAACATAAAGGCGCAGACTCCGGCAAACTCACCGTAAGCTGCGGAGTGGCCGCCTTTGACAAAGAATGCATCGGAGAAAAATGGGTCAGGGTTATTGAACGCGCCGACCAG